From Etheostoma spectabile isolate EspeVRDwgs_2016 chromosome 8, UIUC_Espe_1.0, whole genome shotgun sequence, a single genomic window includes:
- the LOC116694211 gene encoding small integral membrane protein 29 isoform X2, translating into MREEIEQKEMHFNTTTPHISPSNHKSGFPGYYALLPFVLLILIGCVLAMVVYIRRRYRLDELRHRMIPLYSYDAAEEEEEWEDSGREEEELIEPLYKEGKLSFSSVYGT; encoded by the exons ATGAGGGAGGAGATTGAGCAGAAAGAAATGCATTTCAACACCACAACTCCCCACATTTCACCCTCAAACCACAAATCTGGATTTCCTGGTTACTATGCACTGCTTCCCTTTGTACTACTCATACTGATTGGATGTGTTCTGGCAATG GTTGTTTACATCAGGAGGAGG TACAGACTAGATGAGCTGCGCCATAGGATGATTCCTCTGTACAGCTATGACGccgcagaggaagaagaagagtggGAGGACTCTGgcagggaagaggaggagctgaTT GAACCGTTGTATAAGGAGGGAAAGCTCTCCTTTTCATCTGTGTATGGAACATGA
- the LOC116694211 gene encoding small integral membrane protein 29 isoform X1 produces the protein MREEIEQKEMHFNTTTPHISPSNHKSGFPGYYALLPFVLLILIGCVLAMVVYIRRRRSRLDELRHRMIPLYSYDAAEEEEEWEDSGREEEELIEPLYKEGKLSFSSVYGT, from the exons ATGAGGGAGGAGATTGAGCAGAAAGAAATGCATTTCAACACCACAACTCCCCACATTTCACCCTCAAACCACAAATCTGGATTTCCTGGTTACTATGCACTGCTTCCCTTTGTACTACTCATACTGATTGGATGTGTTCTGGCAATG GTTGTTTACATCAGGAGGAGGAGGTCAAG ACTAGATGAGCTGCGCCATAGGATGATTCCTCTGTACAGCTATGACGccgcagaggaagaagaagagtggGAGGACTCTGgcagggaagaggaggagctgaTT GAACCGTTGTATAAGGAGGGAAAGCTCTCCTTTTCATCTGTGTATGGAACATGA
- the LOC116694208 gene encoding protein Bouncer-like: MASQRKSSLEAHLLGPRWFLTSILSATALVLPALSLDSLLCYYCPLQHKGMSCPKIISQCLPDQRCSSSEGRYGSLHILSAQGCVDTKLCGSHEITSYRGVKYNVSHTCCCKDECNGQPKSDTKLKMLLGITTDKIDYTNVTKVFREDPWDSCANYTSSKNSR; encoded by the exons ATGGCATCACAAAGAAAAAGCAG TCTGGAGGCCCATCTGTTGGGACCACGCTGGTTCCTGACCTCCATCCTGTCGGCCACAGCTCTGGTCCTCCCCGCCCTGAGTCTGGACAGCCTGCTGTGTTACTACTGTCCTCTGCAGCACAAAGGCATGTCCTGCCCCAAAATCATCAGCCAGTGTCTGCCAGATCAGCGCTGTTCCAGCTCCGAAGGCCGCTACGGCTCCCTCCACATCCTGTCGGCTCAGGGCTGCGTGGACACCAAACTCTGTGGCTCCCATGAAATCACCTCTTATCGGGGGGTCAAGTACAACGTTAgccacacctgctgctgcaAAGACGAATGCAACGGCCAGCCAAAGTCTGACACCAAACTGAAGATGCTACTGGGGATAACCACAGACAAAATAGATTACACTAATGTCACCAAAGTTTTTAGAGAGGATCCCTGGGATTCATGTGCAAATTACACATCGTCGAAGAACTCCAGATGA
- the LOC116694210 gene encoding protein Bouncer-like isoform X1, producing MCRLDMLQLLHVAVLWFYLLLPSMLCDNLRCYYSYIQEKGRTVELIVTECPPNELCFKADGRYGNHSVLSARGCMAEGDCSQVHSLTSKGTIYKMTYNCCDWPYCNSCPGVTPKSLYFTVTLVVVAALASRL from the exons ATGTGCAG ACTGGACATGTTGCAGCTCCTGCACGTTGCGGTGTTGTGGTTCTACCTTCTCCTCCCGTCAATGCTCTGTGACAACCTGCGCTGCTACTACAGCTACATCCAGGAGAAGGGGAGAACTGTTGAGCTCATTGTGACAGAGTGCCCCCCTAATGAGCTGTGCTTCAAGGCCGATGGTCGCTATGGTAACCACAGCGTCCTGTCAGCCAGGGGCTGCATGGCGGAGGGTGACTGCAGCCAGGTGCACAGCCTTACCAGTAAAGGAACCATCTACAAAATGACCTACAACTGCTGTGATTGGCCATACTGTAACTCCTGCCCAGGTGTCACACCTAAATCCCTCTACTTTACTGTAACACTTGTAGTTGTAGCTGCGTTGGCCAGCCGCCTGTGA
- the LOC116694210 gene encoding protein Bouncer-like isoform X2 produces MSGLDMLQLLHVAVLWFYLLLPSMLCDNLRCYYSYIQEKGRTVELIVTECPPNELCFKADGRYGNHSVLSARGCMAEGDCSQVHSLTSKGTIYKMTYNCCDWPYCNSCPGVTPKSLYFTVTLVVVAALASRL; encoded by the exons ATGTCAG GACTGGACATGTTGCAGCTCCTGCACGTTGCGGTGTTGTGGTTCTACCTTCTCCTCCCGTCAATGCTCTGTGACAACCTGCGCTGCTACTACAGCTACATCCAGGAGAAGGGGAGAACTGTTGAGCTCATTGTGACAGAGTGCCCCCCTAATGAGCTGTGCTTCAAGGCCGATGGTCGCTATGGTAACCACAGCGTCCTGTCAGCCAGGGGCTGCATGGCGGAGGGTGACTGCAGCCAGGTGCACAGCCTTACCAGTAAAGGAACCATCTACAAAATGACCTACAACTGCTGTGATTGGCCATACTGTAACTCCTGCCCAGGTGTCACACCTAAATCCCTCTACTTTACTGTAACACTTGTAGTTGTAGCTGCGTTGGCCAGCCGCCTGTGA
- the LOC116694210 gene encoding protein Bouncer-like isoform X3 — protein sequence MLQLLHVAVLWFYLLLPSMLCDNLRCYYSYIQEKGRTVELIVTECPPNELCFKADGRYGNHSVLSARGCMAEGDCSQVHSLTSKGTIYKMTYNCCDWPYCNSCPGVTPKSLYFTVTLVVVAALASRL from the coding sequence ATGTTGCAGCTCCTGCACGTTGCGGTGTTGTGGTTCTACCTTCTCCTCCCGTCAATGCTCTGTGACAACCTGCGCTGCTACTACAGCTACATCCAGGAGAAGGGGAGAACTGTTGAGCTCATTGTGACAGAGTGCCCCCCTAATGAGCTGTGCTTCAAGGCCGATGGTCGCTATGGTAACCACAGCGTCCTGTCAGCCAGGGGCTGCATGGCGGAGGGTGACTGCAGCCAGGTGCACAGCCTTACCAGTAAAGGAACCATCTACAAAATGACCTACAACTGCTGTGATTGGCCATACTGTAACTCCTGCCCAGGTGTCACACCTAAATCCCTCTACTTTACTGTAACACTTGTAGTTGTAGCTGCGTTGGCCAGCCGCCTGTGA